The proteins below come from a single Triticum aestivum cultivar Chinese Spring chromosome 5D, IWGSC CS RefSeq v2.1, whole genome shotgun sequence genomic window:
- the LOC123125075 gene encoding protein MAIN-LIKE 2-like, which yields MVPPEPREPEREDKKKERVAAGATFTWISSNFAHCPDDANEDMVKTYARVYMWYVISRTLFADGTCKNAPWMWLKALTVFDSKWSWGSATLAYLYRQLDDASCRHTGGIGGCLLALSIWSWERLPVGRPKTVKYEDWDDKDDPLRLPTWAYKWDVLNETTDDPSVMYKLYKSELDAITPKQVNRPCISDYHACIFTRYQFCIQSHFAGGMGAVWKRREFW from the exons atggttcctccggagcctcgggagccagaaagggaagataagaagaaggaaagagtcgcagcgggcgctactttcacgtggatatcATCGAACTTCGCTCATTGCCCCGATGATGCTAATGAGGACATGGTGAAGActtatgctcgtgtctacatgtggtacgtgatatcgAGGACACTGTTTGCTGATGGCACatgcaagaatgctccatggatgtggctgaaggcgttgaccgtcttcgatagcaaatggagttggggttcggcgacactagcttacttgtatcgacag ttggacgatgccagttgtaggcacactggaggtattggtggttgtctgctcgcactttccatatggagctgggagcgtttgccggttggacgacctaagaccgtgaagtacgaggattgggacgataaagacgacccactacggctccccacttgggcttacaagtgggatgtgttaaatgagacaACGGATGATCCCTCTGtaatgtacaagttgtacaagagcgagctggacgcgatcacgcctAAGCAGGTGAACCGACcttgcataagtgattatcatgcttgtatcttcactcgatatcaattttgcattcaatcccattttgcaggtggaatgggagccgtatggaaaaggagagagttttggtaa
- the LOC123120709 gene encoding uncharacterized protein: RDGSMYRALYWCGWKRDYPVADRSETRLEAMMFSDPTKRMSSSTMLQIFSLELAKIPGNDGLVELYGYIAARDDVDKLLNYVINISRDDPIIVEQGSLIRMGGGPKRGIDVADYALIEYDMRIKRGTQERDDLQLVDRAISLGPHGTWNRPFTYNISNDCSGAVHITLARLSCAVEATVEVLISEVQSGFHMSLRCFTSGFDTEIRLFDGTVVKSCGLKRSVVAVVEWSFIRLKFKVRAPSSGSESKRRCTFKAKTHGSNTREIKTDFALISVKVTWSTLPGCFPG; this comes from the exons CTCGGTTGGAGGCAATGATGTTTTCAGATCCCACCAAACGCATGTCTTCTTCTACCATGCTGCAAATTTTCTCATTAGAGTTGGCTAAAATTCCTGGGAATGATGGATTAGTAGAGTTGTATGGATACATAGCAGCTCGGGATGATGTGGATAAGTTGCTTAATTATGTCATCAATATTAGCAGGGATGATCCCATTATTGTGGAGCAG GGTTCTCTCATCAGAATGGGTGGTGGCCCTAAGCGAGGAATAGATGTGGCAGACTATGCTCTAATTGAGTATGACATGAGGATTAAGAGAGGCACACAAGAAAGAGATGACCTACAACTGGTCGACAGAGCAATATCCTTAGGCCCCCACGGGACATGGAATCGTCCGTTCACATATAACATCTCTAATGATTGTAGCGGCGCAGTTCACATAACTTTAGCTCGTCTTTCTTGCGCGGTCGAGGCGACCGTAGAGGTTCTCATATCTGAAGTGCAGAGCGGTTTTCATATGTCTCTCAGATGTTTTACCAGTGGGTTTGATACGGAGATCCGGCTCTTTGATGGCACTGTTGTCAAGTCTTGCGGCTTGAAGAGATCTGTGGTTGCCGTAGTGGAGTGGTCTTTCATACGTTTAAAATTCAAGGTACGCGCACCGTCATCTGGTTCCGAGTCCAAACGTCGTTGTACCTTCAAGGCAAAAACACATGGGTCTAATACTCGAGAGATAAAAACTGATTTTGCGTTGATCTCGGTGAAGGTGACTTGGTCGACGTTGCCCGGTTGCTTTCCTGGCTAA
- the LOC123125076 gene encoding subtilisin-chymotrypsin inhibitor-2B-like has product MGFQKGPAGVSAIMVGLIIVIMATAAMSCSEKVATDEKTSWPEVVGLSVEKAKEIILKDKPDADIVVLPVGSPVTKDYRSERVRIFIDTVAEIPHTG; this is encoded by the coding sequence ATGGGGTTTCAAAAGGGTCCTGCTGGGGTTAGTGCGATCATGGTGGGTCTGATCATAGTGATCATGGCCACTGCGGCTATGAGCTGCTCGGAGAAGGTGGCCACCGACGAGAAGACGTCGTGGCCGGAGGTGGTAGGGCTGAGCGTGGAGAAGGCCAAGGAGATCATCCTCAAGGACAAGCCCGACGCCGACATCGTCGTCCTCCCCGTTGGCTCGCCGGTCACCAAGGACTACAGGTCCGAGCGCGTCCGCATCTTCATTGACACCGTCGCCGAGATCCCCCACACTGGCTAG
- the LOC123125077 gene encoding uncharacterized protein yields the protein MRRLSSPSRRLLSSMASRWWPPALARRLVPPVRRVSSEATDGKLGGSVEDPRSASKGRTTEILIMEDEEEVSDIDYTVEVNGIPQSSHRDGSIYRGIRRSGWKRDYRVADRSETRLEAMMFSDPTKGMKDCCNMLQIFALELAKIPGDNGLVELYGYIAARDEVDMLLNYVVNISRNDPIIVAQGSLICMASGPRRGIGLANYTIIEYDMRIKRGRHERDDLQLIDGAIEFCFTSTWNRPFTINIRGDCGGAVDMTLACLHNAVEATVEVLISELHGSFNMSLRCFTSRFYKEIRLFDGIVTESYGLRKYVVAVMERSFIRLKFKVHAPSSSSKSKLCCTFKAKTNGHIAREIKTDFVVISVKVTWSTLPNSFPG from the exons ATGCGCCGCCTCTCATCTCCCTCGCGACGCCTCCTCTCTTCCATGGCATCTCGCTGGTGGCCACCAGCGCTTGCGCGACGACTCGTCCCGCCTGTCCGTCGTGTTTCCTCCGAGGCCACAGATGGGAAACTCGGTGGCAGTGTGGAAGATCCAAGGAGCGCAAGCAAGGGTCGTACGACTGAAATCTTGATCATGGAGGACGAAGAAGAAGTCAGCGACATCGATTACACCGTGGAAGTTAATGGTATTCCACAGAGCAGTCACCGTGATGGCTCTATCTACAGGGGCATCCGTCGTTCCGGCTGGAAAAGGGATTATCGTGTCGCAGACCGTAGCGAGA CTCGGTTGGAGGCAATGATGTTTTCAGATCCCACAAAGGGCATGAAAGATTGTTGTAACATGCTGCAAATTTTCGCATTGGAGTTGGCTAAAATTCCTGGGGATAATGGCTTAGTAGAGTTATATGGATACATAGCAGCGCGGGACGAAGTGGATATGTTGCTTAATTATGTCGTCAATATTAGCAGGAATGATCCCATCATTGTGGCGCAG GGTTCTCTCATTTGCATGGCTAGTGGCCCTAGGCGAGGGATAGGGTTGGCGAACTATACAATAATTGAGTATGACATGAGGATCAAAAGAGGCAGACATGAAAGAGATGACCTACAACTGATCGACGGCGCAATAGAATTTTGCTTCACGAGCACATGGAATCGGCCGTTCACAATTAACATCCGTGGCGACTGTGGTGGTGCGGTCGACATGACTTTAGCATGTCTTCACAACGCGGTCGAGGCAACAGTAGAGGTTCTTATATCAGAACTGCATGGTAGTTTCAACATGTCTCTCAGATGTTTTACCAGCAGGTTCTATAAAGAGATTCGGTTGTTCGATGGCATCGTTACCGAGTCTTATGGCTTGAGGAAGTATGTGGTTGCGGTAATGGAGAGGTCTTTCATACGTTTGAAATTCAAGGTACACGCCCCGTCATCCAGTTCCAAGTCAAAACTTTGTTGTACGTTTAAGGCGAAGACCAATGGGCATATTGCTCGAGAGATAAAGACTGATTTTGTAGTTATCTCAGTGAAGGTGACTTGGTCGACGCTGCCTAATAGCTTTCCTGGCTAA